The following DNA comes from Miscanthus floridulus cultivar M001 chromosome 5, ASM1932011v1, whole genome shotgun sequence.
GGTCATCAGGCCGAGTTGGCCCAAGCACGCCCACCACCGGGGCGTGTCATGCTTGGGCCTCCAAAAAAAAAGAGCTCCGTGCCAGGCTAAAGAGCCACGGGCTTTCTGTATATCTACAGGACCAACAACGAATATTGGACACCATTTTCTAGATTAAGAATGCCTatctcatttttagaaaaaaaaatacctCTACATTTGGTAAGGGTAGAAGAGATGGGTTATGGGCGTCATTTGAAAACCCTAAGTCGAAGGGATGCCAACTCTCTATTTGCTAGTTTTCTGTTGTATCCTACATTTTTGCTACCAGTGAGGGAGTAAGCACTCGGTATTTACCCTTTCACTAATGTGGCATGACATATCAGACGACCAGCGTGGAGCACTTCCAACTATGGATGCCGAGGCACGTGAAAATACCCATTTACCCCTTACGCAGTTCCCATTTTCTCACTATAGACTATCACTGCCATGTAGGCCCTAAAGCATTATCCACCTCAACCAATCCTCTAGCACCATCGCGCGCTCACTCACCCACGTCCGCTTGGCAGCGTTGCTCTCTTGCGCCCTAGCTCCCACCCGCCACAGAACCACCATCGTTGTGGGTGGGGCTAAGGACATGATATTGGTAGAAGGTGGCCTCCATGACAACATGTCCTCCTTCCTACGACAATTGCAGGATACGCTTGACGCGGCGTTGAAGGATGGCTTCCTCGGCCCGCAGGACTATGACACCTACGGGAGCATCTCCATGCCGCAATGCCTTGCGGCACTTTGACCTTGCTGGCCACGACCTTTCGTTGGCCAGCGGCCGTCCATAGATCTTGGCGTAGTTGGCCATCACCTCTACTAGTAGTCGATGTGGACCGTCCATGATAGCTCCACGTGTGACGCTTGAGGACAACTGGACGAGAGTAAAGAGGACATTTTTCATGATGTGGGGTCATTTTCAATGACACGTCCACAGTGGCTACAAGACGCGAAGTTCTACCTTAGAAAGATAACAAAAAATGTAGCACTTCTATTTCTTTGGCATACTCCTATAAGGTCTCATTTGACATAACTCCACTTCACTGGtgaattcatttttttttttgctttagctCCATGAGCAACTTTATCAGTAGAGCTGAAGCTCTTTTAAGAGGGGTGTTTGGCAGGGTTTCTCTTGAGGGTCAGggggccgttttggaggagccacaatttcATCTGACCAAACAAGTCCTTCACTCCTACGCAAAATCCATCCGAACAAGTTAGAGTTGGATGAAGCTACTATTTTCAGCTCCATCTCACATCCATCCCTTGTGAGCAGCATATTTTTAGAGGCTCGTTATTAGATGAAGTCGGCTGTTTAAAGTCGGCAGGAACTTTGTTCTATTATTAAACAAATTAGGTGAAGTTATTTTATTTTAGCCTGTTTATGAGAAGGACACCTGTAACTGGTTAATCGAAccattagcccttgtttagttgggtgaatttggattttggggctactgtagcacgttcgtttttatttgacaaatagtgttcaaacatggactaattaggctcaaaacgttcgtctcgtaatttcccaccaaactgtgcaattagtttttcttttcatctacatttaatgctccatgcacgggccgcaaacattcgatgtgacaggtactgtagcaactttttggaagttgggcaccaactaaacacgcgcttagtATGATGGCAGAGTGGGACCCGTAGACAGTAAGCTGAATCAAGAAGAGATTTCACTCGCAATCAGGGTTGACCACTCACCCCGAGTTCTAAACCCTAAACCtgacgccgccatggccgccgcagtTCGCCACATCGTGCGCCGCCGTCTCTCCACGGCCGCCAACACCACACCGGTCCCCACTCCGGGCTCCATCCTCAACCCGTCCTCGCCGAGCACTCCCCTCACCTCGCGAGAGAAGACCCGACTCGCCATCTCCCTCCTCAAGTCTTCCCCGCCGCCTCCCCACGACCAGATCCTCTCCatctgccgcgccgccgcgctgACCCCGGAGAACCACATCGACCGCATCGCGCTGTCGCTAGCCGCATCAAAGCTCTCCTCCGCTCCTGACACCCTCCGTGACCTCGCCTCCACCGTCCTCACCCCGCGCCACGCGCCCCACGCCATCGTGCTCTTCGGCCAGGCAAACCTCCTCCCCGACGCCATCTCCACTTTCCAGTCCTCCCCCTCCACCCGCTCCCTCAACGCCCTCATCTTTGCGTGCATCGTCTCCGGTAACCACAATGAGGCCGCCCGCGTCTTTCAGACATTCCCAGACGCCCATGgcgtcaagcccaacatcgagaCCTTCAATGCCATCATAAAATCATTCGCCGAGTCTGGCACCATAAGGTCCTTTTACTCGGTTTTCGATGAAATGTGCAAGAAGGGCTTGAAGCCCAACACCACCACGTTTACCACTGCGCTCGCTGGTTTCTACAAGGAGGAGATGTTCGATGACGTCGGGAAGGTATTAGAGCTCATGAAGAAGAATGGATGTGGTGAGTCCCTGCCGGTATACAATGTGAGGGTGCAGAGTTTGTGCAAACTCGGTCGGAGTGGTGAGGCAAGGGCATTAGTGGACGAGATGGTGAAGAAGGGCACAAAGCCAAGCTGGGTGACCTACAATCATCTGATTTATGGATTCTGTAAGGAGGGGGATTTGGAGGAAGCAAAACGTCTGTACAAGGAGATGGGAAGGAAGGGGCTTGTTGGAGATAACAATTTCTATTTTATGCTTATTCATTACCTTTGTAAGGGTGATGATTTTGACACTGCCCTTGGACTGTACAATGAGATAGCAGCTAAGAATTGGGTGCCATGCTTCTCGACCATGAAAATGCTTGTGAATGGACTTGCTGGGAGCTCTAGGATCGATGAGGCAAAGGGGATCATTGAGAAGATGAAGGAGAAGTTCCCAAATAAAACTGAGGGGtggaaggagttggaggaggcatTGCCTCATTAGAGTAAAACATCAATGATCTCTCAGGTATTCTTTTGCTGCTGGAATGCATAGCAAAGTGAAGATAGAGGGAGAGTTTAATTTACATGTTTTGGTAATTCAAAATAATAGTGCTGATAGGATGACTATTCCAGTTTTCTTTTTAATCTATTTTTTTGCACATGGACATTTTTCTACTCATCCTTTTATGAAATGCTGACAATGAATCACCACATACTATTGCATTTCTGAGTTTTGCTGTATAAATTCCAGTTGTGGCGGTGCCAAAGTGATATATTGCTGTAGGGCTCGTGTATACAATGAGTTGTACAAGATAGGTGTTTCCTTTTATGAATATGGTTAAAAACAGTATATGAACTACATTATGACTACGAGTCCATGACGCTATCTGTAATTCTTAGTCTGAGCCTGCAAGAAACAAAGAGACTAAGAGCTCCATCGCCCACTCCTTTGTGTGTTCCAAACTTTCAATGCCATAACTTGATGCTTGTTACTCatatgttgattgcttccacgaTTGGTCACAACTCACAGTACATATGGATTTCAGTCAATAATTGTTTCATTTGGGAAGAACCTTGTATGATTGTGTGATTGGATGGCTTCATTTGTGTTGAAAGTTGAGGGACTTCTGAATGTATGGTCATACACTATTGATAGAATTTTAGAATTAGGGTTGATCATAATAAGAATTAGTATTCTTCAATTTTATTTTTCTTAATGAAATTCGAAATTTTAATTATACTAGATAGTAAAGTGGATTTTATGAGGTAAACTTTATTGTTCTGGAAATATCAAATTTCAAATAGAGAATGTGAAGGTAAATTTTGGTGCGCTGGTCTACTAGAATCTCCTTCATAGCTGGTATAGCCTTTTAACTGCTTGGAAAATTGTTCAGGTTTTGTATGTCAACTTTCATGTTAAGTATAAACTGTCTTGAGCTAACTGTAGGGAAACTGCTATAGTTTCTTTTGGAATATAGGGTCTTCACTCTAGGAAATCAATTTAATAGAATTGGACTTCTTTTATGTATATGGCTTCCTCTAAACCGTTGTAGTTTAAAGTGACATCATAATACGATTTGTGTATTCAACATGTAAAAATTATGGCGTTCGACCCTTTAAGGCTAAACTAAGCATCTCGACCCTGTAATATGAGATATGTAGGAAAATCTAGATCCAGCTGATCTGTACACATGCTTTTTTTTTGGCGAAAATAATGGGTTTCCCTAAACTACTGTTTGATCAAGCAAACATAAAATTATTTAGTAGCTTTGGTGACTTGGTGTATTGCTCCTCTGGTCTTTCTTTTTTCATGAAGAAAATCACTTCTATCAATTATCATTCATGAACATCAAGGAAACTGGAACGAAATTGACTAGGTTAAGTTATATACAGTATTTCAATTTTTtgtgtgtttttttttataaTGAACAGCAAGATTTCAACGTTTGAAATATATTAGTGATACAGACATTGTTAGACTTTTATTGGCACACATCAATTTCGGCAGGGTTTATGCATGTATTTTTAACGCTGGTAAGCTGGTTATAAATGTATTTATTATATTTTGGGTTCTGCCAACTTGATTTTTTTGTGATACAAACTTGTTTTTTTGCTGATTCTTTACGATGTTATTTGCCTGGTGCTTGGATCTTCTACCCTTTCgccttttttgttttgtttctctTGAAATTAACCAGTACTATTATTAATTCAATTTATTTGGTATATGATTATTTTCAGAAAATTTGCCAGTGCTGAAGACATTGTTGATTGGGAGTTGGGACTGCATCTATATTTGATCAACTGTTTCAAGCATATGAAGCTATGGCCTGGATTCAATTTTATATAGATGTGAAGCATGCTCCAGCTGTGATGATGGATTAACAGTGGCAGCTGCAGGTTTTTCTTGGCGATGCTCCAGTAGTTAGTACATTTGGCAAATTAAAGTTTTAGTTCTGCGCTTGAGCATATTCGGCACTACTTTTCAGTcatgaaacagtgttttcctttcataacatttcagcataagccaaatttcagcataagcgaacagggcaaatAAAACTTGTTCGTTTTGCTCTGTCTGTTTCGTTGGCATGGGCTGAGCCTGTCACTGCCTATACGGACCTTGCGCCTGCAACATGTGCAGTTTGCAAGTGATGCACTGTATGCTGTAACTGTAACGACTTTCGTTTCTGTTTGAATGGAATGAAATTAATGGGTTCCTCCCTGGAATTGTGTCGAGCAATGTCAATGTCATTCTCGGACGTGTAACGTGTTGCATATTTGCATGCATATATGCACCATGTAAGCAGCCATATATGCCTATATATATTCAACAGTCTACAGTCTCCAGTATCGCAATGATAAATGTCATGCGAAGGTAAACAACTATTTTGACATGAACATGCACGGACTGATTTAGATAGAATGATAAATGTCTTGTGAAGGTAAACAACCAGATTTTGACATGAACATGCAGACTGATTTAGATAGAATTTTGGATTAATTGTTGTTCATGGTACTAATCAACACTGAGTACAAAAACATAAATGAACACATGATTGTGAAAGTTTTAATTTATACAATCCACTTGCTCTTAAGCTTTCTCGGAGTATCTTGGAGGTGCTCCTGGCTTCATGTGAGGTTGAGGCTTCCGTGGTGCTGATTTCACTTGTTCGCTCTCCCAATAAAAAGCAAGTCGGCTGAAAGAAGCTGACCCTCCTCCCTTCTCTACGGcactggctgctgctgctggagagtGCCATTCCACGCGCCACAGCCACAGCGCTCCCTCACATCCCAAATTGATTTGATGCTGATAAATTTTGGAGTTAAACCAAGTGCTGGCTAAGCGATACATGGCCAATATTTGGCTTGGCACATGCTGGTAACAAACCAAACGTGCCAGCATATGTTTGGATTAGAAGGACAGTGATGTGCATCGGTAAGGAGTACTAGTATCATTCTGCTTTCATCTAATGAGCTTATTTGTCTTTTTTTTAACAACAGAGCTTATATTGTCTTAATCCTTGGCGGAACATATGTTTTGATGCATAGGGTTAATGATTAACCAGTTAATGTTTAGCCATAGGCCCATAGCTGATCTAATCAAGAGGCTTAATAGGTacacaatttttttttgtaaaataaaaaattaattgttAGCCAATTAGCTTACTAATTCTATTTAATTTAAACTAATTTTTAGTCCTAATTACTTCCTCCAtcataaattataagtcattttaattttcttggagagtcaaagcatcttaaatatgactaaatttatataata
Coding sequences within:
- the LOC136453384 gene encoding small ribosomal subunit protein mS86 (rPPR1)-like → MAAAVRHIVRRRLSTAANTTPVPTPGSILNPSSPSTPLTSREKTRLAISLLKSSPPPPHDQILSICRAAALTPENHIDRIALSLAASKLSSAPDTLRDLASTVLTPRHAPHAIVLFGQANLLPDAISTFQSSPSTRSLNALIFACIVSGNHNEAARVFQTFPDAHGVKPNIETFNAIIKSFAESGTIRSFYSVFDEMCKKGLKPNTTTFTTALAGFYKEEMFDDVGKVLELMKKNGCGESLPVYNVRVQSLCKLGRSGEARALVDEMVKKGTKPSWVTYNHLIYGFCKEGDLEEAKRLYKEMGRKGLVGDNNFYFMLIHYLCKGDDFDTALGLYNEIAAKNWVPCFSTMKMLVNGLAGSSRIDEAKGIIEKMKEKFPNKTEGWKELEEALPH